The Methanomicrobia archaeon region GCAGTATAACCTGAAGCGGATGCTGGCGTATTCGAGTGTGGCGAATATGGGCTATATTATGCTCGGTGTGGGGCTTTGCACCTCCACCACGCTCGGACTGACGCCGGCGATGATGCATATCCTGAACCACGCACTGATGAAAGCGTGCATGTTCCTGGCTGCGGGCGCGTTCATTTACAAGTTCGATCTCTGGGAGATAACGGATTTCCGCGGGCTGGGCAGGAAAATGCCGTACACGAGCATTGCATTCATCTTAGCGGCCCTCGCGATGATCGGTATGCCGCCGAGCGTGGGCTTCGTCTCGAAGGTGTATTTAGCCATCGCATGCCTGGAAGCAGGTCAATTCCCCTTCATCGCACTCATCTTCTTCAGCACGCTGCTCATGGTCTTCTATTTCTGGCGGGTGATTGAATACATGTATATTCGGGTAGGCGAAGAGGAAGAAAAAGAAGTAGAAATACAGGAGATACCCCGGAGTATGCTCGTCCCGGTGGTCGTCCTCGCACTGCTCTGTTTCATCATGGGGGTTATCTGGATTCTTGGGATACCCTTCCCCGTGATGGATGCGATTAATGCAACATCTGGACTCGGGGTGATACCATGAACGTTATATTTGCGTGGTTATGCTGGATCTTCCCGCTGATCGGGGTGCCCCTGGCTCCTCTTTTAGCCAAGATCCATCCGAAGCTGAGGGATTACGGCGCTATATTTCTCTCATTCCTCGCCGCGCTCTCAGCCGTGATGCTCATACCTTATCTCTTCCGTCTTGAAGAGCTGCCCATTGATAGCTCAATCTCCTGGCTCACGGTGCCCATAGAATTGAACTTCGGCGTTCTTGTGGATCCCGTAAGCATCCTGATGGCGAATGTCGTTGCGGTAATCAGCTTCTTCATCATGGTCTACTCCTATGGGTACATGAAGGGCAGCCCGTCCTTGACCCGGTGGTGGGTCTTCATGAATTTCTTCATCGGCGGCATGCTCCTCCTCGTGCTCTCGAACAACCTGCTCTTTCTCTTCTTCGGCTGGAAGATCGTGGGGCTCTGTAGCTGGGGGCTGATCGGTTTCTACTATCTGGACGAGCAGAAATACTGGATTGGCGGGCCTCCGCCCACACGCTATATAACACCCTCACATGCGGGGTTGAAGGCGATGGTGGTGACCTCAGCAGGGGATCTCCTTCTGCTCGGCGGGATCCTGATTATCTATGCCTATGCACACACCCTGAATATCCTGACGCTCTATGACACCGCATCGATATGGATACCGGAGATGGCTCAGTCCTCGGGCTTGATCACCCTCACGGTGGTGCTCCTTCTCGCAGGGCCTGTCGGTAAGTCCGCTCAGTTCCCACTGCACGAATGGCTTCCCGAAGCTATGGCCGGACCGGGACCCGTTTCCGCACTGATCCATGCAGCAACCATGGTTAAGAGCGGCGTTTATCTCGTCGCCCGGCTCATACCTATCTTCTTCTTAGGCTATTGGGCGGCGGGCATCAATGAGGCCTTCACGTTCTTCATCCTGGTAGCGTGGATCGGAGCAATCACGGCCTTCGTTGCTGCTACTCAGGGTATGACTGCCGTGGAGCTCAAGAAGGCGCTCGCATTTTCGACCGTCAGCCAGATTGGCTACATGATGCTTGCTCTCGGCGTGGCGGGCTTTACTGCCTCCAGTTTAACCGGCGGGTTCACCTCAGGATTATCGCATCTGTTAAGCCATGCGATGTTCAAGGCAGCCCTCTTTCTCTGTGCCGGGTCGGTCATTCACACCGCAGGCTCTATCTATATGACGGATATGGGCGCCCTCAGGAAGTATATGCCCTACACCTGGCTGTTCATGTTCATTGCCTCGCTCTCGCTGATGGGCGTTCCGCCTCTGCCGGGCTTTTGGAGTAAAGACGCGATTCTCGCGTCCGTATGGGCAACGCATAATTATCCCTTATTCCTACTTGCGCTGATCACCGTCGCTATCACTGCGTTCTATACGTTCCGCTTCGTCGGGTTGACGTTTTACGGAAATAAGAGCGAGAACGTGGAGCAGCGCGAGGAAAAAGGCGCGCATCTTGGTGAACCCCACATTACCATGGTGGCTGCCTGTGGCATTTTAGCCGTACTCCTGGTTCTTCTCGGGCTCACCTTTTCCGTTGTAGAACCGTTACTGGAAGGGGGATTCGAATATAGTCTGGTGGAGAAGCTGCATCTGCCCGTGGAGCACCATGGCGCGCATTCTCTTGTGCCGCCAGTACTCTCGCTCATATTCATCGCGCTGGGTGCTGTTCCCGCGTATTTACTCTACATCTCGAAGCGGCACAATCCAGATGGTACGTTGAACGCGCTCTTCGAGAAGTATCCGGTGATGAAGACGCTCCATAAGTTCTTCTGGAATAGATGGTACATCGACAGCACCTATTACAAGATCTTTGTCGATGGCACCATCAAGCTGCTTCCCATTGTGGTCAATCGTATTGAAAATCCACTTGATAACACGTTCCACGCTAAAATCCCGGCCTTCTTCTATTTCATGGCATTCCGAGTCGTAAAACCGTTCGAGAACGGTCTGGACAGAGTGTTCCATCGAATGATACCCGCTATCCCCGGGAAGCTCATTGATCTGGTGAAGTACCTCCAGACCGAGAGGGGCGTTATCGGATTCAATTTACTCTACGTGCTGCTCTTCTACATTTTCGTCCTTCTGCTCATACTCTGGGTGGTGATCTGAATGATGCCGTATATTCTCCTCCAAATACTGATACTGCCCGTCATAGCAGCCGTATTCATCTTACTGAGCAGGTACCAGTTGGGCAGAAAGGCCGGCTGGATCGCAGGCCTCACGCTCATCTACACCACGGCGCTCCTTTGTATGGTGGGCATTCGGGTAGCTCAAGGTGAGATAGTCTTTGAGGCATACCCGTTTGGGCCAACGCTGAATTTCAATCTGTTAGCCGATGGGTTGAGCGTACCGGTGGCATTGATCATGAACCTGTGCTGTCTGGTTCTGGCATTTTACTCGATACACTACGTGGATCACCGCATAGAGGCGATATACGGGGAAGTGGATGAACGGACGTGGCTGATGTATTACACCCGGTTCTTCTTCCTGTTCCCCTTCTTTGCCACGGGGTTCATGGGTATCGCCTTTTCTACGAACCTGCTCACGATGTACTTCTTCATGGAGCTCCTGACCATTATTCCGCTTTATTTCATTATGGCCCAGTTTGGCTATTCCGATTACATCGAGCGGTATAAAGTAGCCCTCATGTGCCTCTTCTGGGGGATAGTCGGGGCGACCCTCTTCCTGTTTGGCATCCTGCTGGCATACACCCGGAATGGCAGTCTTGAAATCGCCGATTTACAACTCCTTTCCGGCGATCCCGTAGCTACCTGGGTAATCTTTCTCATGCTGCTGGGGCTGTTCACGAAGCTGGCGGTATTTCCATTTCACGTCTGGATGCCCTGGGTGCACGCCGAGCATCCCACCTGCATCGCGGGTTTGCTTGCCGTATACGCGAATATCGCGGCGTACGTGGTCGTGCGGGTACTCATCCTACCACTCTACAGCGACTTTAAGGTCTTTGGCTTACCTATGATGGTGGCCGCACTGGTCACCATGGTCTATGGGTCACTCCTCACGCTGGCGCAGACAGACGTGAAGCGATTCGCGGCGTGCTCTACGATTAGCCAGATCTCATACTCGGTCCTCGGGCTGGGAGCGCTCACCATTATCGGTATAGAAGGCGGGATCTTTTACTTCCTCAGTCACATTATGGGGAAGGCCCTCCTCTTCTCCACTGCGGGAATACTGGTGTATACCACAGGAATCAGGGACACGACCAGGATGGGTGGATTGGTGGCGAAAATGCCCATAACCACCGCGCTCTGGTTCCTGGGCGCGATGATACTGTCCGCGATACCGCCCTTAAGTGGGTTTACCGCGGAATGGATACTGTTCACCGGCGTGTTTACGTTCGGCATACCTGCATTTCCGGTAGGCCGTGCAGTCGCGATTATGAGTCTTCTCGCAGTCCTGTTAACCGCGGCCTATACCTTCACGATGGGCAAGAGGATTTTCTTCGGGCCCTTGAACCCGGAACTGGCAGATAATACGAAGATCAAGGACCCGCCATTAACGATGAGTATCCCGCTCTTCATAGTTGCTCTTGTATCCTTCTTCCTGGCCGTGTATCCCCGGCTTATTA contains the following coding sequences:
- a CDS encoding NADH-quinone oxidoreductase subunit L; protein product: MNVIFAWLCWIFPLIGVPLAPLLAKIHPKLRDYGAIFLSFLAALSAVMLIPYLFRLEELPIDSSISWLTVPIELNFGVLVDPVSILMANVVAVISFFIMVYSYGYMKGSPSLTRWWVFMNFFIGGMLLLVLSNNLLFLFFGWKIVGLCSWGLIGFYYLDEQKYWIGGPPPTRYITPSHAGLKAMVVTSAGDLLLLGGILIIYAYAHTLNILTLYDTASIWIPEMAQSSGLITLTVVLLLAGPVGKSAQFPLHEWLPEAMAGPGPVSALIHAATMVKSGVYLVARLIPIFFLGYWAAGINEAFTFFILVAWIGAITAFVAATQGMTAVELKKALAFSTVSQIGYMMLALGVAGFTASSLTGGFTSGLSHLLSHAMFKAALFLCAGSVIHTAGSIYMTDMGALRKYMPYTWLFMFIASLSLMGVPPLPGFWSKDAILASVWATHNYPLFLLALITVAITAFYTFRFVGLTFYGNKSENVEQREEKGAHLGEPHITMVAACGILAVLLVLLGLTFSVVEPLLEGGFEYSLVEKLHLPVEHHGAHSLVPPVLSLIFIALGAVPAYLLYISKRHNPDGTLNALFEKYPVMKTLHKFFWNRWYIDSTYYKIFVDGTIKLLPIVVNRIENPLDNTFHAKIPAFFYFMAFRVVKPFENGLDRVFHRMIPAIPGKLIDLVKYLQTERGVIGFNLLYVLLFYIFVLLLILWVVI
- a CDS encoding NADH-quinone oxidoreductase subunit M, whose translation is MMPYILLQILILPVIAAVFILLSRYQLGRKAGWIAGLTLIYTTALLCMVGIRVAQGEIVFEAYPFGPTLNFNLLADGLSVPVALIMNLCCLVLAFYSIHYVDHRIEAIYGEVDERTWLMYYTRFFFLFPFFATGFMGIAFSTNLLTMYFFMELLTIIPLYFIMAQFGYSDYIERYKVALMCLFWGIVGATLFLFGILLAYTRNGSLEIADLQLLSGDPVATWVIFLMLLGLFTKLAVFPFHVWMPWVHAEHPTCIAGLLAVYANIAAYVVVRVLILPLYSDFKVFGLPMMVAALVTMVYGSLLTLAQTDVKRFAACSTISQISYSVLGLGALTIIGIEGGIFYFLSHIMGKALLFSTAGILVYTTGIRDTTRMGGLVAKMPITTALWFLGAMILSAIPPLSGFTAEWILFTGVFTFGIPAFPVGRAVAIMSLLAVLLTAAYTFTMGKRIFFGPLNPELADNTKIKDPPLTMSIPLFIVALVSFFLAVYPRLIINLFHSVIGPALGGMI